A single region of the Arthrobacter sp. zg-Y20 genome encodes:
- a CDS encoding Na+/H+ antiporter, with translation MEFLMLLICLLFGTVLAAGVGERIRLPYPVLMLIFSAMIAFLPIIPEVHINPELILPLFLPPLLYAAAQRSSWSVFRLRWRSLVLLAVALVAVTVAVVAGVSWVMIPALGLPAAIALGAIVAPPDPVAVEAVAGKVKMPRRLVTVLQTEGLFNDAIAIVIFQAAVAASTSGGVVGWDIVPRFLIGAAGAVVLGLAMAWVVGSLNRFVPNMVARSAATLVAPFAVYLLAEEAHFSGVVAVVVTALELGRRARPQDSEERLTRTAFWDVVELLTTGVAFGLVGIEMRYIIEDEGSDLLGMIPGIVAVCAAVLLVRFLWMLAIYRLGGAEKNHVPGSLKEVLVLTWCGMRGLATLALALALPGTTLAGEALPGRNFVVACAAAVLVVTLVVPGLTLPWLMRVLKLPNDHKDANRKERELALRAEKAAVETMKRCGAIQELPPERRAVLAKRMSSLHSMLQGDEEHDPQKLLDRKATLEVMDVVQREAMDAARREVLAARREPGMDPEAVDRVLRRLDLRTVTMDHREHH, from the coding sequence ATGGAATTCCTGATGCTCCTGATCTGCCTCCTGTTCGGCACGGTGCTGGCCGCAGGCGTGGGCGAGCGGATCCGCCTCCCGTACCCGGTGTTGATGCTGATCTTCTCGGCAATGATTGCCTTCCTGCCGATCATCCCCGAGGTCCACATCAACCCTGAGTTGATCCTCCCGCTCTTCCTGCCTCCGTTGCTTTACGCAGCCGCCCAGCGCAGTTCCTGGTCGGTGTTCCGCCTTCGCTGGCGCTCCCTGGTGCTGCTGGCCGTAGCCCTTGTGGCGGTAACCGTGGCTGTGGTGGCCGGCGTGTCATGGGTGATGATTCCGGCTCTTGGCCTCCCTGCCGCCATCGCCTTGGGCGCCATTGTTGCTCCGCCGGATCCCGTGGCGGTGGAAGCTGTGGCCGGCAAGGTGAAGATGCCCCGGCGCCTGGTCACCGTGCTGCAGACCGAGGGCCTCTTTAACGACGCCATTGCCATCGTGATCTTCCAGGCCGCCGTTGCGGCCAGCACAAGCGGCGGCGTCGTGGGGTGGGACATAGTGCCCCGGTTCCTCATCGGGGCCGCGGGAGCCGTGGTTCTGGGCCTCGCCATGGCATGGGTAGTGGGCAGCCTGAACCGGTTCGTCCCCAACATGGTGGCCCGGTCCGCCGCAACCCTCGTCGCCCCCTTTGCCGTTTATCTGCTGGCTGAAGAAGCCCACTTCTCCGGTGTGGTGGCCGTGGTGGTCACCGCCCTGGAGCTGGGCCGCAGGGCCCGGCCGCAGGACTCCGAGGAGCGTCTGACGCGCACCGCGTTCTGGGACGTCGTGGAGCTGCTGACCACCGGCGTCGCCTTCGGCCTGGTGGGCATCGAAATGCGCTACATCATCGAGGATGAGGGTTCGGACCTGCTGGGCATGATTCCCGGCATCGTGGCGGTCTGCGCCGCGGTGCTTCTGGTGCGGTTCCTGTGGATGCTGGCGATCTACCGCCTCGGCGGTGCCGAAAAGAACCACGTTCCCGGCTCGCTTAAGGAAGTCCTGGTGCTGACCTGGTGCGGTATGCGCGGACTGGCAACGCTGGCCCTGGCCCTGGCACTGCCGGGCACCACGCTCGCCGGAGAAGCACTGCCCGGACGCAACTTTGTGGTGGCCTGTGCGGCCGCGGTCCTGGTAGTCACCCTGGTGGTCCCGGGGCTGACCCTGCCGTGGCTGATGCGGGTCCTGAAGCTGCCCAATGACCACAAGGACGCCAACCGCAAGGAACGCGAACTGGCCCTGCGGGCCGAGAAGGCAGCCGTTGAGACCATGAAGCGCTGCGGGGCCATCCAGGAGCTTCCGCCCGAGCGCCGGGCCGTCCTGGCCAAGCGGATGTCCTCCCTGCACTCGATGCTGCAGGGCGATGAGGAACACGATCCGCAGAAGCTGCTGGACCGTAAGGCCACGCTGGAGGTCATGGACGTGGTGCAGCGCGAGGCGATGGACGCCGCGCGCCGGGAGGTGCTTGCGGCCCGCCGGGAGCCGGGCATGGATCCCGAGGCCGTGGACCGCGTGCTGCGCCGGCTGGACCTGCGCACCGTCACCATGGACCACCGGGAACACCACTAG
- a CDS encoding MDR family MFS transporter — MSLDPQTDVSPAQGKPGRTPAPDALDARTKTVIGLLLVSSFVVILNETIMSVALPRLMSDLEITAGTAQWLTTGFMLTMAVVIPATGFLLQRFSMRGLFLTAMSLFSAGTLLAATAPGFGALLGGRIIQAGGTAIMLPLLMTTVLDAVPAHKRGQMMGSISIVIAVAPAIGPTVSGIILNALDWRWMFWLVLPIALLALGLGAVKVRNLTETKRVPLDVLSIVLSTFAFGGLIFGLSSIGEAAQGKELMPLWIPLTVGALAMAGFVLRQLVLQRTDSALMDLRTFTSKPFVVAILMVLVSMMALFGCLIVLPLYLQNVLGLTTLQTGLLLLPGGVVMAILSPVVGNLFDRFGPRPLVIPGAVLLSAALWGMTMLTDETPVGVVILLHCLLNAGLGFIFTPLFTSALGSLDKSLYSHGSAIINTLQQLAGAAGTAVFITLMTTGTTTALADGASAVSAAASGVHTAFFWGAVVSLVAVAASLFVRRPTNELPETVLPH; from the coding sequence TTGAGTCTTGACCCCCAAACCGACGTTTCCCCTGCGCAGGGAAAGCCGGGACGCACCCCTGCCCCCGACGCCCTGGACGCCCGCACCAAAACCGTGATCGGGCTGCTGCTGGTCTCCTCCTTCGTGGTGATCCTCAACGAAACCATCATGAGCGTGGCCCTGCCGCGGCTGATGTCGGACCTTGAGATCACTGCCGGCACCGCCCAGTGGCTTACCACCGGCTTTATGCTCACCATGGCCGTGGTGATTCCGGCTACCGGTTTCCTGCTGCAGCGGTTCTCCATGCGCGGGCTGTTCCTCACCGCCATGTCCCTGTTCAGCGCCGGTACGCTGCTGGCCGCCACGGCACCCGGCTTCGGCGCCCTGCTGGGCGGACGGATCATCCAGGCCGGCGGCACGGCTATTATGCTGCCGCTGCTGATGACCACGGTCCTGGATGCCGTTCCGGCGCATAAGCGCGGGCAGATGATGGGAAGCATTTCCATTGTCATTGCGGTGGCACCGGCCATCGGGCCCACCGTCTCCGGAATCATCCTCAATGCGCTGGACTGGCGCTGGATGTTCTGGCTGGTCCTGCCCATCGCCCTGCTGGCCCTCGGCCTGGGCGCGGTGAAGGTGCGGAACCTTACCGAGACCAAGCGCGTGCCGCTGGACGTCCTGTCCATAGTGCTGTCCACCTTTGCCTTCGGCGGGCTCATTTTCGGCCTCAGCAGCATCGGCGAAGCTGCGCAGGGCAAGGAACTGATGCCGCTGTGGATCCCGCTGACCGTCGGGGCCCTCGCCATGGCCGGCTTCGTGCTGCGCCAGCTGGTGCTCCAGCGCACTGACAGTGCCCTGATGGACCTTCGCACGTTTACCAGTAAGCCCTTTGTGGTGGCGATCCTGATGGTCCTGGTTTCCATGATGGCCCTGTTTGGTTGCCTGATTGTCCTCCCGCTGTACCTGCAGAATGTTCTCGGGCTGACCACGCTGCAGACCGGCCTGCTCCTGCTGCCCGGCGGCGTGGTTATGGCCATCCTCTCGCCGGTTGTCGGTAACCTGTTTGACCGGTTCGGTCCCCGCCCGCTGGTGATTCCCGGCGCCGTGCTGCTCAGTGCCGCCCTGTGGGGAATGACCATGCTCACAGATGAGACCCCGGTTGGCGTCGTCATCCTGCTGCACTGCCTGCTCAATGCCGGCCTGGGCTTCATTTTCACGCCGCTGTTCACCTCTGCACTGGGCTCGCTGGACAAGTCCCTGTACTCCCACGGCAGTGCCATCATCAACACGCTGCAGCAGTTGGCCGGAGCCGCCGGCACCGCCGTCTTCATCACACTGATGACCACCGGCACGACGACGGCGCTGGCCGACGGTGCGTCAGCTGTCTCGGCTGCGGCTTCCGGCGTCCACACGGCGTTCTTCTGGGGTGCGGTAGTCTCCCTCGTCGCCGTTGCGGCATCGCTCTTCGTCCGCCGGCCGACCAACGAGCTGCCGGAGACCGTGCTCCCGCACTAA
- a CDS encoding acyl-CoA dehydrogenase family protein: MTVTRTDRPAFEPAAGQDVDSDLYLLDELLDEQARDVRDRVRAFVDRDLLPVINGYWERAEFPFELVPKLAALNIAGGTITGHGCPGLSRIASSTAAAELARGDGSINTFFGVHSGLAMGSIDMLGSEEQKQRWLPAMATMEKIGAFALTEPGHGSDSVSLETSARREGNEYVLNGSKRWIGNASFADVVIIYARDEADGAVKAFVMEKDADGRHPAGYTAEVITGKMGKRAVLQPDIVIEDLRIPAANRLENCNSFKDVNKVLAATRGGVAWEALGHAEAAYEIAVAYAKQRVQFGRPIAGFQLVQNKLANMLAQLTAVKLTCFRLNELGDAGQMTGPMASMAKMFAARQGRWICQEARDIMGGNGLLLENHVARHLTDMEVVFTYEGTDSMQSLILGRHITGLSAFA, encoded by the coding sequence ATGACCGTAACCCGGACCGACCGTCCCGCCTTCGAACCCGCCGCCGGCCAGGACGTGGATTCAGACCTCTACCTCTTGGACGAACTGCTCGACGAGCAGGCGCGCGACGTCCGGGACCGGGTGCGTGCCTTTGTGGACAGGGATCTGCTTCCAGTCATCAACGGGTACTGGGAGCGGGCCGAGTTCCCGTTTGAGCTGGTGCCCAAACTTGCGGCGCTGAACATAGCCGGAGGCACCATCACCGGCCACGGCTGCCCGGGGCTGAGCCGGATTGCCTCCTCCACGGCGGCAGCGGAACTGGCCCGCGGCGACGGGTCCATCAACACCTTCTTCGGCGTCCACTCCGGCCTGGCCATGGGCAGCATCGACATGCTCGGCAGCGAGGAACAGAAGCAGCGCTGGCTGCCGGCAATGGCCACGATGGAAAAGATCGGCGCCTTTGCGCTGACGGAGCCGGGCCACGGTTCGGATTCGGTCTCACTGGAAACCAGTGCCCGCCGGGAGGGGAACGAGTATGTCCTGAACGGCAGCAAACGGTGGATCGGCAACGCGAGCTTCGCCGACGTCGTGATCATCTATGCCCGGGACGAGGCCGACGGCGCGGTCAAGGCCTTTGTGATGGAAAAGGACGCGGACGGCCGGCACCCGGCCGGGTACACGGCAGAAGTCATCACCGGCAAGATGGGCAAGCGGGCGGTGCTGCAGCCGGACATCGTGATTGAGGACCTGCGCATCCCGGCGGCAAACCGGCTGGAGAACTGCAACTCCTTCAAGGACGTGAACAAGGTGCTGGCTGCCACGCGAGGGGGAGTGGCCTGGGAAGCGCTGGGGCATGCGGAGGCCGCATACGAGATTGCGGTGGCCTATGCCAAGCAGCGGGTGCAGTTCGGCCGGCCGATTGCCGGGTTCCAGCTGGTGCAGAACAAGCTGGCCAACATGCTCGCCCAGCTGACCGCCGTGAAGCTCACCTGCTTCCGGCTCAACGAATTGGGCGACGCCGGGCAGATGACCGGGCCCATGGCCTCCATGGCCAAGATGTTCGCCGCCCGGCAGGGCCGCTGGATTTGCCAGGAGGCACGGGACATCATGGGCGGCAATGGCCTGCTGCTGGAAAACCATGTGGCGCGGCACCTGACGGACATGGAAGTGGTCTTCACCTATGAGGGCACGGACAGCATGCAGTCGCTGATCCTGGGCCGGCACATCACCGGACTGTCCGCCTTCGCCTAG
- a CDS encoding SMP-30/gluconolactonase/LRE family protein produces MAELTTLVSGIGMGESARWHNGELWFADWTAGTISALDADGNVRRVTAVPSFPISFDWLPDGRMVVVSGTDGHVLVEVPHAGLVPYADLSGLSDYPWNEIAVHPSGNIYVNGIGYDYSGAVQADGVIALVRPDGSAEQAAGGLAFPNGMLVSDDGGTLVVAESNAGRLTSFSVTTGGGLAPAGEWAAVNGSAPDGICWDGSGGIWFAEVPGERCVRIQAGGNVVETVQLEQGCFSCATGGQDGGLLFMMTAQWPEAMDPAAGKTGQVMGLRVR; encoded by the coding sequence ATGGCGGAACTGACCACACTGGTGTCCGGTATCGGCATGGGGGAATCGGCCCGGTGGCACAACGGTGAATTATGGTTCGCGGACTGGACTGCAGGGACCATTTCCGCACTGGATGCGGACGGTAATGTCCGCCGGGTTACCGCGGTACCGTCCTTCCCCATCAGTTTTGACTGGCTGCCGGATGGCCGCATGGTGGTGGTTTCAGGGACCGATGGCCACGTCCTGGTGGAAGTGCCCCACGCCGGACTGGTCCCGTACGCAGACCTCAGCGGCCTCTCGGACTATCCGTGGAACGAAATTGCCGTTCACCCTTCCGGCAACATCTACGTCAACGGCATTGGCTACGACTACTCCGGCGCGGTGCAGGCGGACGGGGTCATTGCCCTGGTCCGGCCGGACGGATCCGCGGAGCAGGCCGCCGGCGGGCTGGCTTTCCCCAACGGCATGCTGGTCTCGGACGACGGCGGGACGCTGGTGGTTGCCGAGTCCAACGCCGGCCGGCTCACTTCCTTCAGCGTTACGACCGGCGGGGGGCTGGCGCCGGCCGGGGAATGGGCAGCGGTCAACGGCAGTGCGCCGGACGGCATCTGCTGGGACGGCTCCGGGGGCATCTGGTTTGCCGAGGTGCCGGGGGAACGCTGCGTGCGGATCCAGGCGGGCGGGAACGTAGTGGAGACCGTGCAGCTGGAGCAGGGATGCTTCTCCTGCGCCACCGGCGGCCAGGACGGCGGCCTGCTGTTCATGATGACCGCCCAATGGCCCGAGGCAATGGACCCCGCCGCAGGCAAAACCGGGCAGGTGATGGGCCTGCGGGTCCGGTAA
- a CDS encoding TetR/AcrR family transcriptional regulator, translating into MPAVQTGQRLLESATEAFAAKGFHGTTTRDIAAAAGVTPGAVYVHHRSKEELLYSISKLGHERTLELVRACASTSSNPVEQIRTMVRDFVEWQSSNRTKSAVVNFELAALSDEHRAEVLDIRRAVDAEFRTVVDRGREQGLFNVPDTSLAVFALLSLCIDVARWYRSDGRLSAAAIGEHHSSMALRMLGAAA; encoded by the coding sequence GTGCCTGCAGTCCAGACCGGCCAGCGGCTGCTGGAATCCGCCACCGAGGCGTTTGCCGCCAAGGGCTTCCACGGCACGACGACGCGGGACATCGCCGCCGCCGCAGGCGTCACCCCCGGAGCCGTGTACGTGCACCACCGCTCCAAGGAAGAGCTGCTCTACAGCATCTCCAAGCTCGGGCACGAGCGCACCCTGGAACTGGTCCGCGCCTGCGCTTCCACCAGCAGCAATCCGGTGGAACAGATCCGCACCATGGTGCGGGACTTCGTGGAATGGCAGAGCAGCAACCGCACCAAGTCGGCCGTGGTCAACTTCGAACTGGCCGCGCTCAGCGACGAGCATCGTGCCGAGGTGCTGGACATCCGCAGGGCGGTGGACGCGGAGTTCCGCACCGTGGTGGACCGGGGCCGGGAGCAGGGTCTGTTCAACGTCCCGGACACATCGCTCGCCGTGTTCGCGCTGCTGTCGCTGTGCATTGACGTCGCGCGCTGGTACCGAAGCGACGGCCGGCTGAGTGCTGCAGCAATCGGTGAACACCACAGCTCCATGGCGCTGCGGATGCTGGGCGCCGCGGCCTGA
- the bsh gene encoding choloylglycine hydrolase, with amino-acid sequence MCTGIRFSDGSNLYFARNLDWTSDFGERVVVTPTGYATKSPFGAVPKIQHAVIGMGIVQEDTPLYFDCGNDAGLAVGGLNFPGYAQYAPEPVQGATNVAAFEFPLWVASQFASVDEVEAALDKVVIVDKPINDKYPSSLLHWLIGDSTRAIVVEHTKDGMHVFHDDVDVLTNQPGFDWHHENLRNYLNASSAFPEEVVLNRAHLTPFGSGSLMRGIPGDYYSPSRFVRAAYVHANYPEQSTEEENVSRAFHTLQQTAMVAGSAAMGSGEFEITTYTGLYSSRTMSYYWNTYDDPAIQSVRMADHKADGSDLVVISPGS; translated from the coding sequence ATGTGCACAGGCATCAGGTTCTCGGACGGCAGCAACCTTTATTTCGCACGCAACCTCGACTGGACATCCGACTTCGGGGAACGGGTGGTGGTGACGCCCACCGGTTACGCCACCAAGTCGCCGTTCGGCGCGGTGCCCAAGATCCAGCACGCCGTTATCGGCATGGGCATTGTCCAGGAGGACACGCCGCTGTACTTCGACTGCGGCAACGACGCCGGCCTTGCCGTCGGCGGCCTGAACTTCCCGGGGTACGCGCAGTACGCGCCGGAACCGGTGCAGGGTGCCACCAACGTCGCAGCGTTCGAATTCCCGCTGTGGGTGGCCTCCCAGTTTGCCAGCGTTGACGAGGTCGAAGCCGCGCTGGACAAGGTGGTGATTGTCGACAAGCCGATCAACGACAAGTATCCGAGTTCATTGCTGCACTGGCTTATCGGCGACTCAACGCGGGCCATCGTCGTGGAACATACGAAGGACGGTATGCACGTCTTCCACGACGACGTAGACGTGCTGACGAACCAGCCCGGCTTCGACTGGCACCACGAGAACCTGCGCAACTACCTCAACGCCTCGTCCGCATTTCCCGAGGAAGTTGTGCTCAACCGGGCGCATCTGACCCCGTTCGGCTCGGGGTCACTGATGCGCGGGATCCCCGGGGACTACTACTCGCCGTCGCGGTTTGTCCGCGCGGCGTACGTGCATGCGAACTACCCGGAGCAAAGCACTGAGGAAGAGAACGTCAGCCGCGCGTTCCACACCTTGCAGCAGACCGCCATGGTCGCCGGCAGCGCTGCCATGGGGTCGGGGGAGTTTGAGATAACCACGTACACCGGCCTGTATTCGTCCCGGACCATGAGCTACTACTGGAACACCTACGACGACCCGGCCATCCAGAGCGTCCGGATGGCCGACCACAAGGCCGACGGATCGGACCTTGTGGTCATTAGCCCCGGCAGCTAA
- a CDS encoding GatB/YqeY domain-containing protein — protein sequence MATLKEQLQADMKTHMKAGNRTALTTVRNVLGEITTREKSGKTPVELDDAQTVSLLQKEAAKRRDTARIYTEAGETERAAAEEAEAEVIEAYLPAPLGREDVEAIVDEAIAGLRAAGTEPSMRQMGQVMKPVTAKVAGRFDGKAVSEIVRSRLA from the coding sequence ATGGCCACGCTCAAAGAGCAGCTGCAGGCAGACATGAAGACGCACATGAAGGCGGGCAACCGTACTGCCCTCACCACGGTGCGCAATGTGCTGGGCGAAATCACCACCCGCGAAAAGTCCGGGAAGACTCCCGTAGAGCTCGACGACGCGCAGACGGTTTCCCTGCTGCAGAAGGAAGCAGCTAAGCGCCGCGACACGGCCCGCATCTACACCGAGGCAGGCGAAACCGAACGCGCCGCCGCGGAGGAAGCCGAAGCGGAGGTCATCGAGGCCTACCTTCCCGCGCCACTGGGCCGGGAAGACGTTGAAGCGATTGTCGACGAAGCCATCGCCGGCCTGCGCGCCGCAGGCACTGAGCCGTCCATGCGCCAGATGGGCCAGGTGATGAAGCCGGTGACCGCCAAGGTGGCAGGGCGGTTCGATGGCAAGGCCGTGAGCGAGATCGTCCGCTCCCGCCTGGCTTAG
- a CDS encoding Fur family transcriptional regulator, producing MQTDLEADRLAGKIRTAGLKVTAQRLAVLRALENTPHSSADRVLGVVREELPAISAQAVYGILSAFTDAGVARRIEPAGSPALYESRVGDNHHHLVCISCGTIRDVDCVIGEAPCLAPSDDSGFTVIAAEVTFSGVCSSCRQQAESSAR from the coding sequence ATGCAGACGGACCTGGAAGCGGATCGGCTGGCCGGAAAAATCCGGACAGCTGGACTGAAAGTCACTGCACAGCGCCTGGCGGTTTTGCGGGCGCTGGAGAACACCCCGCACTCCAGTGCGGACCGTGTTCTGGGTGTCGTCCGGGAAGAACTGCCGGCCATTTCGGCGCAGGCGGTTTACGGGATTCTGTCGGCTTTCACTGACGCAGGGGTAGCCCGGCGGATTGAACCCGCCGGATCACCCGCCCTGTACGAGTCCCGTGTGGGGGATAACCACCACCACCTCGTCTGCATCAGCTGCGGAACAATCCGCGACGTGGATTGCGTGATCGGCGAGGCGCCCTGCCTTGCCCCGTCGGATGACTCCGGCTTCACCGTAATTGCCGCCGAAGTAACCTTCAGCGGTGTCTGCAGCAGCTGCCGGCAACAGGCGGAATCCTCCGCCCGCTAA
- a CDS encoding ABC-F family ATP-binding cassette domain-containing protein, giving the protein MSLIRLQDVNTSFEKKQVLREAFLRLEPKDRIGLIGRNGSGKSTILKLVLGQVEPDSGTVTVEAGVKIGYFSQFSELDGAASITEVLDAVFGSVKDVEAELARIDGELSGNPSDKEMDRLIRRQSELFETMDRLDGWDYPRRIDTVLTTLGFTEAHRTCPIDALSGGWRNRAALAKILLEQPDVLLLDEPTNYLDVAGVEWLETWFRDFRGAAVIVSHDRKFLDAVVTRIVEVENFHLHEYPGNFAEYVVQKQFRLKTLQAQFVHEAELLAFEAEGIADRREAAKAGGRLGTQLARIKKSRAPRPVDEIITAIYDGLHVKDVLGRFRGLAKSYGDKVLFSDLSFEVNRGDRIAVTGTNGSGKTTLLRVLTGEEAPDAGEVNWPKGPSMVSYNQMLAELDDDDTVTHAVNSLPGSLAFSATKKSVNRFLTMFQFSEADLTAKIGNLSGGQRARVAMAQCLLSGAPVLLLDEPTNHLDMSSTQVMERALLHFPGAVIVVSHDRFFTEKIATRWFIFGAEGSAPGQVEIREG; this is encoded by the coding sequence ATGAGCCTGATCCGGCTGCAGGACGTCAACACTTCCTTCGAGAAGAAGCAGGTCCTGCGAGAAGCGTTCCTTCGGCTCGAACCCAAGGACCGGATCGGCCTGATCGGCCGCAACGGGTCCGGCAAGTCCACCATCCTCAAGCTTGTGCTGGGGCAGGTGGAGCCGGACTCGGGCACGGTAACCGTGGAAGCGGGGGTGAAGATCGGCTACTTCTCCCAGTTCTCGGAGCTCGACGGCGCTGCCAGCATCACCGAGGTCCTCGACGCCGTCTTCGGATCGGTCAAGGATGTGGAAGCCGAGTTGGCCCGCATCGACGGCGAGCTGTCCGGAAATCCCTCCGATAAGGAGATGGACCGCCTCATCCGGCGCCAGTCCGAACTGTTTGAAACCATGGACCGGCTGGACGGCTGGGACTATCCCCGGCGGATTGACACGGTCCTGACCACACTGGGGTTTACCGAGGCGCACCGGACCTGCCCCATTGACGCCCTGTCCGGCGGCTGGCGGAACCGGGCAGCGCTGGCGAAGATCCTGCTCGAGCAGCCCGACGTCCTGCTGCTTGACGAGCCCACCAACTACCTGGATGTGGCCGGCGTCGAATGGCTTGAAACCTGGTTCCGTGATTTCCGCGGCGCCGCCGTCATTGTCTCGCATGACCGGAAGTTCCTCGATGCCGTCGTCACCCGCATCGTGGAGGTGGAGAACTTCCACCTGCACGAATACCCGGGGAACTTCGCCGAATACGTGGTGCAGAAGCAGTTCCGGCTCAAGACGCTGCAGGCGCAGTTTGTCCACGAGGCCGAACTGCTGGCCTTTGAAGCAGAAGGCATAGCGGACCGCCGCGAGGCGGCCAAGGCCGGCGGCCGGTTGGGCACCCAGCTGGCCCGGATCAAGAAATCCCGCGCCCCGCGCCCGGTGGATGAAATCATCACGGCCATCTACGACGGGCTGCACGTCAAGGACGTCCTGGGCCGTTTCCGCGGACTGGCAAAGTCATATGGCGACAAGGTGCTGTTCTCCGACCTGAGCTTCGAAGTGAACAGGGGAGACCGCATTGCGGTGACTGGAACCAACGGCAGCGGCAAAACCACCCTGCTTCGCGTGCTCACCGGCGAGGAAGCTCCCGACGCCGGCGAGGTCAACTGGCCCAAGGGACCGTCCATGGTCTCCTACAACCAGATGCTCGCCGAACTCGACGACGACGACACCGTCACCCACGCCGTGAACTCCCTTCCCGGATCCCTGGCTTTCAGTGCGACGAAAAAGTCCGTGAACCGGTTCCTGACAATGTTCCAGTTCTCCGAAGCGGACCTGACCGCCAAAATCGGCAACCTGTCCGGCGGCCAGCGCGCCCGCGTAGCCATGGCACAGTGCCTGCTTTCCGGTGCCCCCGTACTGCTGCTGGATGAACCCACCAACCACCTTGACATGTCCAGCACCCAGGTCATGGAGCGGGCCCTGCTGCATTTCCCGGGAGCGGTCATTGTGGTCAGCCACGACCGGTTCTTCACCGAAAAAATAGCCACCCGCTGGTTCATTTTCGGTGCGGAAGGTTCTGCTCCCGGGCAAGTGGAGATCCGCGAAGGCTGA
- a CDS encoding cation:proton antiporter has product MFDGPSLVFFAAGLAVFMAAVLPKILRDIPVSMPMVFLGAGILAFTVLRNLPDPDPVRYADVTTHLTEVCVIISLMGAGLALDRPVGWRRWSTTWRMLGLAMPLTLLGLTLLNLWLLGVGLAAAVLVAAALAPTDPVLASEVQVGEPADDEEEDAEGEAEDEVRFGLTSEAGLNDGLAFPFVYLAIALSVVGTAPSAWLPHWLAVDVLWRIGMGVLLGFATGKGLSRIFFSARLESIRLSNHSEGFVALASTFLAYGITEMLDGYGFVAVFVCAVTIRAAERTHGYHRVLHSYVEQLERLLTVVILVLLGGAIARGLLAGIGWREIAVAAAFLLLVRPLAGWISLLGGRPGRRERLAIAFFGVRGIGSLYYLGYALGKGNFPGGEQLWAMIGLVVASSIVLHGVTAAPVMNRLDRLRERVAEERFGDGRQAPDTPV; this is encoded by the coding sequence GTGTTCGACGGACCCAGCCTCGTCTTTTTCGCCGCCGGATTGGCGGTGTTCATGGCCGCCGTGCTGCCCAAAATCCTGCGCGACATACCCGTGTCGATGCCCATGGTGTTCCTGGGCGCCGGCATCCTGGCCTTTACCGTGCTCCGGAACCTGCCGGATCCGGACCCGGTCCGGTACGCCGACGTCACCACGCACCTGACCGAAGTATGCGTCATCATCTCGCTGATGGGCGCCGGGCTCGCCCTGGACCGGCCCGTCGGGTGGCGGCGCTGGTCCACCACCTGGCGGATGCTCGGCCTTGCCATGCCGCTGACCCTGCTGGGACTGACCCTGCTGAACCTGTGGCTGCTCGGCGTCGGACTGGCTGCCGCAGTGCTGGTGGCCGCCGCCCTGGCGCCCACCGACCCGGTGCTCGCCTCCGAGGTGCAGGTGGGGGAGCCGGCCGATGACGAGGAAGAAGACGCCGAAGGGGAAGCAGAGGATGAAGTCCGCTTCGGGCTGACGTCAGAGGCCGGGCTGAATGACGGACTGGCGTTCCCCTTTGTGTACCTGGCGATTGCCCTGAGCGTGGTGGGCACCGCGCCGTCGGCATGGCTGCCGCACTGGCTTGCCGTTGATGTCCTCTGGCGGATTGGGATGGGCGTGCTCCTGGGCTTCGCCACCGGCAAGGGACTCAGCCGGATTTTCTTCTCCGCCCGGCTTGAGAGCATCCGGCTGTCCAACCACTCCGAAGGCTTCGTCGCCCTGGCCTCCACCTTCCTGGCCTACGGCATCACCGAGATGCTGGACGGCTACGGGTTTGTTGCCGTGTTTGTATGCGCCGTCACCATCCGTGCCGCCGAACGCACGCACGGCTACCACCGGGTGCTCCACAGCTACGTCGAGCAGCTGGAGCGGCTGCTCACAGTAGTGATCCTGGTGCTGCTGGGAGGGGCCATTGCCCGGGGGCTGCTGGCCGGCATCGGCTGGCGCGAAATAGCCGTGGCCGCGGCCTTCCTGCTGCTGGTACGGCCGCTGGCGGGCTGGATCAGCCTGCTTGGCGGCCGGCCCGGGCGCCGTGAACGGCTGGCCATTGCCTTCTTCGGCGTCCGCGGCATCGGCTCGCTGTACTACCTGGGCTATGCCCTGGGCAAGGGGAACTTTCCCGGCGGCGAGCAGCTGTGGGCGATGATCGGCCTGGTGGTAGCCTCCTCGATTGTCCTGCACGGCGTCACCGCCGCCCCGGTCATGAACCGGCTGGACCGCCTGCGCGAGCGGGTGGCGGAAGAGCGCTTCGGCGACGGCCGGCAGGCGCCGGACACCCCGGTCTAA